DNA sequence from the Streptomyces cinnabarinus genome:
CCTATCTCAGCCTCTCCAGCGGCCTGGTCGACATAGCGCCGGAAGTCATCGGCGCCGCACAGCGGGCGACCGCCGCGCCGGTGTTGCTCGCCAGTCACTACTGCGCCGGTGTCGTCGTCCTCGCCGTACTGGACCAGGCGCGGGAGTTCGGCCGCGTCGATGCCGTCCGGGTGGGCGCCGTGCTCGACGAGGCGGACAGCGGCGGGCCCGCGGGCGTGGCGGACCTGGAGCGGTGGGGGAATGTCACCTCGGCCGGGCTGGTGCGCCGTAACGGCGTCTTCGCCTGGGTCGACGGGCCCGACGCGGAGGAGGGGGTGGCCACGTCCGACGGCCGGGTGCTGGCCGGCCGGAAGGTCCCCATCCTCGATGTGCCGAGCCTCGCCCACGCCACCGGCGCGTCCGAGGTCAGCTTCGCCCTCGCCATCGGTGAGTCAACCGGGCGGCGTCGCGGGGGCGACCCGTCCCTTGAGATCCGTATCGAGCTCGTAGGGGTCTCTCCGCACGGCGAGCCGGTGAGCATGAGCCGCTATCTCCTCCACCCGGCGGGGCAGCGGCCGCTCACCGCGCTGGGGATCGCTCTCGGTGTCGAGCGGCTGATCGGGCTGCGTGGGGAGAGGGTGCTGCCGGGGATTCATGCGCCGGAGGCGCTGGTCGACGCCGCCCATGCCGCCGAGCGGTTGGCGGAGATCGGTGCCGTGTTCGTGGATGTGCCGGTCGCTGCCGCCTGAAAGGTGCGGCGGGGGCGGGCAGTTGAGGATGCCGGGCCATCGCTCCGGATGAATCGGCTTACGCCCCACTCGTTGACAAGCCGTCATCTCGGCGCAACTCTGAGAGCGCTCTCAGAAGCAGGTACGGACCAACCCCACTCCCATCCCCACGGAGGTCCGAGCATGCTCCACAGAATCAAGCACCCGTTAGTGGCGCTGGCCGCGGCGGTCGCGTTGCTGGGCACGTTGCTCATGTGGGCGGCGCCGTCGCAGGCCGCGGTCCCGGCCACCATTCCGCTGACGATCAAGAACAGCAGTGGTCGCGGCGAGCCGGTGTACATCTACAACATCGGGACCTTGCTCACGACCGGCCAGCAGGGCTGGGCGGATGTGAACGGCACCTTCCACGCCTGGCCCGCCGGAGGCAATCCGCCCACTCCCGCGCCGGACGCGTCCATCGCCGGGCCGGCCGCCGGGCAGTCGCTGACGATCCGGATGCCGAAGTTCTCGGGCCGGATCTACTTCTCCTACGGACGCAAGCTCGACTTCCGTCTGACCACCGGCGGACTGGTGCAGCCGGCCGTGCAGAATCCGAGCGACCCCAACCGGAACATCCTCTTCAACTGGTCCGAGTACACCCTCAACGACGGCGGGCTGTGGCTCAACAGCACCCAGGTGGACATGTTCTCGGCGCCCTACGCGGTCGGCGTGCGGCGCGGTGACGGCACGACGATCAGCACCGGACGCCTCAAGTCCGGTGGGTACAACGCCGTCTTCGCCGCACTGCGCGCCCAGTCGGGCGGGTGGGCCAACCTGATCCAGACCCGGCCCGACGGCAGCGTGCTGAGGGTCCTCTCCCCCGGCCACGGGCTGGAGACCGGTGGGCTCCCGGCGTCCGTGATGAACGACTACGTCAACCGTGTCTGGCAGAGGTACACCACTTCGACACTGACCGTCACACCGTTCGCCAACCAGCCCAACACGAAGTACTACGGCCGTGTCTCCGGCAACGTCATGAACTTCACCAATGGGTCCGGCACCGTCGTCACCAGCTTCCAGAAGCCGGACGCGGACAGCATCTTCCGCTGCCACAAACTGCTCGACGCGCCCAACGACGCCGTACGCGGGCCGATTTCACGCACCCTGTGCGCGGGCTTCAACCGCTCCACCCTGCTGACGAATCCCAACCAGCCGGACACCTCGTCGGCGAACTTCTACCGGGACTCGGTGACCAACCACTACGCGCGGGTCATCCACGCGCAGATGACCGACGGCAAGGCGTACGCCTTCGCCTTCGACGACGTCGGCAACCACGAATCCCTCGTCCACGACGGCAACCCTCAACAGGCGTATCTCACGCTTGATCCGCTGAGCTGAAGCCGGGGCCCGCACACGGTACGTGCGTCTCCGCGTGCGGGCCGAGGACTCGGTGGAAGCTGGTGTCAGCACTTGTACCCACCTGGATCGGGGGCCATGGTCACGGACTGGCGGGCGGACCGGGTCGGAGCCGCGCTGCGGGGCGAGAACCCTACGGTGCTGCGACGACTTGAGTCAGGGTTCGCGGTGATCGGCGACGTGCAGTTCTTGCCGGGATACTCGGTTCTCCTCGTGGACGAGCCCGGCGTTCAACGGCTGTCCGAATTGCCCAGGGCCAAGAGGCTGGCGTTCCTGTCCGACATGGACCGGCTCGGTGAAGCGGTGGAGCGAGCCTGTCGGCGCCTGGACCCCGGATTCCGTCGGGTCAATCTGGAGATCCTCGGGAACACGGATCCGTTCCTGCACGCGCATATCTGGCCTCGATTCGCCTGGGAGCCGACCGAGTCGGTCGGCAAGCCGGTGTGGCTGTACCCGCCTGACCGGTGGCATGACGAGCGGTTCCGGCTCGGCCCCGCAGCACGATGTGTTGCGGGGCGCCATCACGGGCGAGTTGGACGGGCTGTGCGCTGCGGCGTAGGTCGTCCTCCCGGAACCGGGCGGGCGGCCGGGGCGTGTTCGGTGGCGGTGGGATTCGGAGTGTTGGTGGGTTCGGGTGTGGAGGGGGCGAGGGATGAAGCCGCGGTGGGGGTTCGGTGTGGTGGTGGTCGCCGGTGTGGCGGCCATGGCGTTGACGGGGTGCAGCCAGCCGACGGATTACAGCGAGATAGTCACGTTCACCGACAAGCACGGCCGGGTGTGCACTGCCGCGGTGGTCGTCGACCAGGAGCAGAGCGAGGGCGACGACTACGAGATCTCCAGCATTGACTGCGACTACCCTCCGGAGGGGCGGACGCCGGGTCCGAGCGGCTACTCCTCCCTGCCTGAGCGGGACGGGTGAGGACCGGCCGGCTCAGGTGGTTTCCGTCGTCTGATCGTAGGGCTGCTGGATTCCGCGGTCCGTGAGGAGCGTGCGAACGGCCGTGATCTGAGCGGGTGTTGCGCGGTCGGGGTGCCACGGTCGTACGCGCGTCGTGGCCGCGGGGTTGATCGTGCCGCCGTCCGGTGTCACGCAGCCGGCGGGGGTGGGGAGGGCCGGGGTCCATGTGTTCTCGGCTGTCTCGTACTCCCAGATCAGCGCGCGGGCGATGATGCCGGTGAGAGGGTGGTCGCGGTAGTAGCGCGCCCACTCCTCGTGCGGCCACACGCGCGACTGGTGCTGTAGCGCCCTGAGGCGGCGGCGCTCCGCGCTCAGGGCGTCCTCGATCGTGCGGGCCTGTCGACGGGTCACGTCGACGTTCTGGGAGAGGTATCTCGTCTTGAAGCCGGTCGGCGAGCGGAACGGGGTGAAGGTGCGGGTGACGGCCCCGCCTTCGTCCACGTCCGTCCAGTCCAGGCATACCCGGCCCGTGTCGGAGACGGTGATGACGGCCTCGTACGGGATGTTGAGCCAGTTCGCGCCGTGGCCCCTCCAGCCCAGTCGCAGGGAGCCGTCAGGGCCGAGGCCGTGGGTGTGGATCGTCCGCTCCTCCAGTTGGTGGGGCGGCACTCCCAGACGCTTCGCGGTCTTCTTGACCATCTTCGCCAGATGGCGGTGGGAGTGGGCACCGGGCTGGACCTCGCGGTGCAGGATCCACAGGGTTTCCATGGCCGACAGGTCGGCGAGCGCGGTGAAGACAGCTCCCACCAGTTCGTCGTCGCGCTTGTAGTAGCCGTCCAGCACGAAGGCGTTCTTGCGGACCACCATCAGCAAGTCGGCCACCAGGGCGTCGAGTTCGGCGGGGGAGGCGGCCCGGGCCAGGTAACCGGCGGCCAGCGCGAAGCCGTTGGCCAGGTCACGGACGGGGGACGGGTCCGACATCGCCCAGAGCTCCTGCAAGGTGATGTTCGGGTCGGTGCAGTCGTGCAGCGACCCGCCGGCCGCCAGGGCCCGTATCCCCTCCGCGATCAACTCCCGGCCGCCGTCCGCCTTGAGCAGCGCCTTGGTCTCACGCTTCCAGGCGGCGTCCACCTTGTAGTGCCAGTCCCAGAACGTCCCCGTCTGCCCGAGGTGCAGCACCAGAGCGGTCAGCTCCGGCGGCAGGCCGGTCACCCGGTCCCGGATCCGCTCCGCCCATCCGTTGCCGGCCACCAACAGGTCTTCCACGCATTCAGCCATACCGCGATCTTGCCAGGCGGCACTGACATTCCCTCCGCTCGGCCCACTCTCCGTCATTCTCATGACGCCGATGCGGACGCCGCGTTCGCAAGCGTCGGATTGACCGCCCTCCCGCGCGGTGGTGCGCTTCGGAGGCAGGGGAGTTGTTGTCCGGCGGGGAAGTCCGACAAGGCATCGGGGGCCAGCCATGAGCGATCTTCCCGTACCGCCAGAGGACTCGACGGGGCCGGAATCGGCCGCGGGCGGGCAGGCCGCCGTGTATCGGCCGGGCGGCCCCACGCCCTGGGCCGTTCTGATGTGCAAGTTCTCCGATGTCGCGGCCCAGCCGCAGGAGGCGCCGTTCTTCGAGGACCTCTTCACGATGGCCGGGGCCGGAAAAGGGGGCATGGCCGACTACTGGCGGGACATGTCCGGCGGGGCGATCTCGCTGACCGGGTCGACGGTGTTCGGATGGTTCACCCTCGAACTGTCGCTGGCCACCGCCAGGACCTGGACCTGGCCCGGGGCCCGGACGGATCTCGTGCGCGCGTGCGTCGAAGCGGCCGACACAGCGGTCGACTTCAGCGCGTTCCAGGGCATCATCGCCCTCCTCAACGCGCCCATCGACTCGGGCTCCTCGATGCGCCAGGTGCTCAAAGTCGGTGACGGGGAGCAGGAGTTCGGTCTCGTCAACCTCGATCCGGGAGCCTGGTTCAACACCTTCGCCGCGCACGAGATGGGTCACGGCTACGGCCTGCCGCACTCCTTCAGTGACGAGCCCGCCTTCAGCGAATACGGCGACGGCTGGGACATCATGAGCGCGGAGACCTTCGGCGGAAGGTCGCCCACCCATACCCATCCTCGGTTCGCCAAGAGCGGGCCGGCCCTGTGCGGCGTCTACCAGGACCGGCTCGGCTGGTTCCGCGGCAATGAGAAGCTCGACCTCTCCTCGCTCGGTCGCGGCGCGACATTCACCCTCAGCGCGCTGGACAAGCCGCCGCCCGGTATCCGGCTCATCCGGATCCGGCTGGGCTCCTCCACCCAGTACTACGCCGTGGAACTGCGGATGCCGCAGGCCACCGGCTGGGACAGCGGCATCGA
Encoded proteins:
- a CDS encoding saccharopine dehydrogenase; the encoded protein is MEPTESVLILGGSGQAGSGAAALLRQWHPELPLTIAGRNLGRARRVADELGTATAVTVDLARADLGLPPGERYSAVVAAVWDSGLNALSYAQRHQLPYLSLSSGLVDIAPEVIGAAQRATAAPVLLASHYCAGVVVLAVLDQAREFGRVDAVRVGAVLDEADSGGPAGVADLERWGNVTSAGLVRRNGVFAWVDGPDAEEGVATSDGRVLAGRKVPILDVPSLAHATGASEVSFALAIGESTGRRRGGDPSLEIRIELVGVSPHGEPVSMSRYLLHPAGQRPLTALGIALGVERLIGLRGERVLPGIHAPEALVDAAHAAERLAEIGAVFVDVPVAAA
- a CDS encoding glycoside hydrolase family 64 protein; translation: MLHRIKHPLVALAAAVALLGTLLMWAAPSQAAVPATIPLTIKNSSGRGEPVYIYNIGTLLTTGQQGWADVNGTFHAWPAGGNPPTPAPDASIAGPAAGQSLTIRMPKFSGRIYFSYGRKLDFRLTTGGLVQPAVQNPSDPNRNILFNWSEYTLNDGGLWLNSTQVDMFSAPYAVGVRRGDGTTISTGRLKSGGYNAVFAALRAQSGGWANLIQTRPDGSVLRVLSPGHGLETGGLPASVMNDYVNRVWQRYTTSTLTVTPFANQPNTKYYGRVSGNVMNFTNGSGTVVTSFQKPDADSIFRCHKLLDAPNDAVRGPISRTLCAGFNRSTLLTNPNQPDTSSANFYRDSVTNHYARVIHAQMTDGKAYAFAFDDVGNHESLVHDGNPQQAYLTLDPLS
- a CDS encoding DUF4132 domain-containing protein, with amino-acid sequence MAECVEDLLVAGNGWAERIRDRVTGLPPELTALVLHLGQTGTFWDWHYKVDAAWKRETKALLKADGGRELIAEGIRALAAGGSLHDCTDPNITLQELWAMSDPSPVRDLANGFALAAGYLARAASPAELDALVADLLMVVRKNAFVLDGYYKRDDELVGAVFTALADLSAMETLWILHREVQPGAHSHRHLAKMVKKTAKRLGVPPHQLEERTIHTHGLGPDGSLRLGWRGHGANWLNIPYEAVITVSDTGRVCLDWTDVDEGGAVTRTFTPFRSPTGFKTRYLSQNVDVTRRQARTIEDALSAERRRLRALQHQSRVWPHEEWARYYRDHPLTGIIARALIWEYETAENTWTPALPTPAGCVTPDGGTINPAATTRVRPWHPDRATPAQITAVRTLLTDRGIQQPYDQTTETT